The Pirellulimonas nuda genome includes a region encoding these proteins:
- a CDS encoding DUF58 domain-containing protein: MNTEQYLKPEVIQQIKRLDLRAQFIVKGFLQGMHASPFHGFSVEFSEHRKYTPGDDPKDIDWLAYAKTDRYYVKKFEAETNITGYLAMDLSASMAYTYREELTKFDYAICLAAALTYLMVHQNDPVGLVTFGKEITRSLKPRSKRQQIGNILSLLAKLKPEGETDIAHSLTQLAAMLRHASLVMVFSDLLTDTEPVIAALRRLRHGGHDVILFHVLDAAEVGFPFRGLVEFQEPETGEKLQIDADGFRSDYQEEIAAFRETYRRECFQSGIDYVPLDTSMPFDRALTEYLATRRQRG; the protein is encoded by the coding sequence TTGAACACCGAGCAGTACCTCAAGCCGGAAGTCATCCAGCAGATCAAGCGGCTCGACCTGCGCGCGCAGTTCATCGTCAAAGGCTTCTTGCAGGGGATGCACGCCAGCCCGTTCCACGGGTTCAGCGTTGAGTTTAGCGAGCACCGCAAGTACACCCCGGGGGACGACCCCAAGGACATCGACTGGCTCGCCTACGCCAAGACCGACCGCTACTACGTCAAGAAGTTCGAGGCCGAGACCAACATCACCGGCTACCTGGCGATGGACCTTTCGGCCAGCATGGCCTACACGTACCGCGAGGAGCTCACCAAGTTCGACTACGCCATCTGCCTGGCCGCGGCGCTGACCTACCTGATGGTGCACCAGAACGACCCGGTGGGTCTGGTGACTTTCGGCAAGGAGATCACCCGCTCGCTCAAGCCCCGCAGCAAGCGGCAGCAGATCGGCAACATCCTTTCGCTGCTGGCCAAGCTGAAGCCCGAGGGAGAGACAGACATCGCCCACAGCCTGACGCAGTTGGCCGCGATGCTGCGTCACGCCAGCCTAGTGATGGTGTTTAGCGATCTGCTGACCGACACCGAGCCGGTGATCGCCGCGCTACGAAGGCTGCGGCACGGCGGGCACGACGTGATCTTGTTCCACGTGCTCGACGCCGCTGAGGTGGGCTTCCCGTTCCGCGGGCTGGTCGAGTTCCAGGAGCCCGAGACGGGCGAGAAGCTGCAGATCGACGCAGACGGTTTCCGCAGCGACTACCAAGAAGAGATCGCCGCGTTCCGCGAGACCTACCGCCGCGAGTGCTTCCAGAGCGGCATCGACTACGTCCCGCTCGACACCAGCATGCCCTTCGACCGGGCGCTCACGGAGTACCTAGCGACCAGGAGGCAAAGGGGGTGA
- a CDS encoding DUF4394 domain-containing protein produces the protein MTRTLHLVGALLAASLAGQSSAETIYGLAGAGINQQLVTFDSAGLAVTNAAPISGLTAGLGTVSLQSIDVRPATGELYGLDNNSLLYSINPVSGAATQVGVQLSPTPTGTTSTRTIDFNPTVDRIRVLGDSPSNNNLRVNPSTGATLVDGTLAFAAGDVNFGTRPFVVGGAYTNSDRDPATGTTLYDIEAGLDILVTQTPANDGTLQTVGPLGLTVSNTGQVSFDISGSTGLAYLVGSQLFGGTISANTLYSVNLATGAATSLGSITGVPSGSVTDIAVAFPGAPVPEPTSITLGVLLVGGLLLGRRRV, from the coding sequence ATGACTCGGACCCTTCACCTTGTCGGGGCGCTGCTAGCGGCCTCGCTGGCCGGCCAATCGTCTGCCGAAACTATCTACGGCCTCGCTGGGGCAGGCATCAATCAGCAACTGGTGACTTTTGACAGCGCGGGGCTCGCGGTCACCAATGCGGCGCCCATTAGCGGGCTGACCGCTGGACTCGGGACGGTGTCGCTACAGTCCATCGACGTCCGCCCCGCCACCGGCGAGCTGTACGGGCTGGACAACAACAGCCTGCTGTACTCCATCAACCCCGTTAGCGGCGCGGCGACTCAGGTGGGCGTGCAGCTCAGCCCGACCCCAACCGGCACCACCTCTACCCGAACGATCGACTTCAACCCCACGGTCGATCGCATCCGCGTGCTGGGCGACTCTCCCAGCAACAACAACTTGCGGGTGAACCCAAGCACGGGGGCCACCCTGGTCGATGGCACGCTGGCGTTTGCGGCCGGCGACGTGAACTTTGGCACGCGGCCGTTTGTGGTCGGCGGCGCCTACACCAATAGCGACCGAGACCCCGCGACCGGGACCACGCTCTACGACATCGAGGCGGGGCTCGACATCCTGGTCACGCAGACCCCCGCCAACGACGGCACGCTTCAGACCGTCGGCCCGCTGGGGCTTACCGTTAGCAACACCGGGCAGGTGAGCTTCGACATCTCTGGGTCGACTGGCCTGGCCTACCTGGTCGGCAGCCAGTTGTTTGGCGGGACGATCTCCGCCAACACGCTCTACTCCGTCAACCTGGCCACCGGCGCCGCGACGTCGCTTGGCTCGATTACCGGCGTGCCGAGCGGCAGTGTTACCGACATCGCGGTGGCTTTCCCCGGCGCCCCAGTGCCCGAGCCCACATCGATCACTCTTGGTGTGTTGTTGGTCGGTGGTCTGTTGTTGGGGCGACGCCGGGTCTGA
- a CDS encoding NADPH:quinone reductase has product MIAAFVERVGPPESMVVGKLPDPTPGPGQVLVRVRAASINPIDTYLRSGAVAAELPFPYIPGADFAGEVAALGSGVTRFRVGARVWGSNQGLLGRQGTLADLVAVDQSLVYPTPEGVADTAAAAVALVGITAHLGLVREAVLRPGETLFVNGGTGGVGACVVQMTHALGAKVITTAGTDAKVALCQKLGAEAAINYRSEDVPRRVRDAAPDGVDVWWETLRTPDFDRAIGLLAPRGRMVVMAGRDARPELPVGPFYVKECRLMGFVMFKAPAEAQRVAAEAINQWLVEGRLRPQIGATFTLQEAAAAHRLQEDNTLHGAGSLVGKIVVTIA; this is encoded by the coding sequence TTGATTGCTGCATTTGTAGAACGAGTGGGCCCGCCGGAGTCGATGGTGGTGGGGAAGCTGCCCGACCCGACGCCGGGGCCCGGGCAGGTGCTGGTGCGTGTCCGCGCCGCGTCCATCAACCCGATCGACACCTACCTGCGCAGCGGCGCCGTGGCGGCGGAGCTTCCATTCCCCTACATCCCGGGCGCCGATTTCGCCGGCGAGGTAGCGGCGCTGGGCAGCGGGGTTACGAGGTTCCGCGTGGGCGCTCGCGTCTGGGGGAGCAACCAGGGGCTGCTCGGACGGCAGGGGACCTTGGCCGATTTGGTCGCCGTCGACCAGTCGCTGGTCTACCCAACGCCCGAAGGGGTCGCCGACACGGCGGCAGCAGCGGTGGCGCTGGTCGGCATCACGGCCCACCTGGGGCTGGTGCGTGAGGCCGTCCTGCGGCCGGGAGAAACGCTGTTCGTCAACGGCGGTACCGGCGGCGTCGGCGCCTGTGTGGTGCAGATGACCCACGCGCTGGGCGCCAAGGTGATCACCACCGCGGGCACGGACGCCAAGGTTGCGCTGTGCCAGAAGCTGGGCGCCGAGGCGGCCATCAACTACCGCAGCGAAGACGTGCCGCGGCGGGTCCGCGATGCGGCGCCCGATGGGGTCGACGTGTGGTGGGAGACGCTCCGCACGCCCGACTTCGACCGGGCGATCGGTCTGCTCGCGCCGCGTGGGAGGATGGTGGTCATGGCGGGGCGGGACGCCAGGCCCGAGCTGCCCGTCGGCCCGTTCTACGTCAAAGAGTGCAGGCTGATGGGCTTCGTGATGTTCAAGGCCCCCGCCGAAGCGCAACGCGTCGCTGCCGAAGCGATCAACCAGTGGCTTGTCGAGGGCCGGCTCCGTCCGCAGATCGGGGCGACCTTCACGCTGCAGGAGGCCGCCGCCGCGCATCGATTGCAGGAAGACAACACGTTGCATGGCGCTGGCAGCCTTGTTGGAAAGATTGTCGTTACGATTGCTTGA
- a CDS encoding YcjF family protein — MLPNLRPPKGLLALVAVAVLGYLMATMPGTAVEQYRKARELGPLAEYGYLAIAGTGGAMLAGLALWGLWRVGRNTLAGRYERQRRGKNPSELSAADRAKELTDNLAAGRGYGADATPLLRAEIEKAIAQLEAKRDTRRVEVVAFGTISSGKSSLLNAIAGQDAFRTDVVGGTTVTRSTIPWPGADSAVLVDTPGLAEVAGEGRAAEAADAAENADLVLFVVDGPLKAYEHELLDRLREMEKRVVLCLNKADWYAERERNELLDQLREQTVGRVAPRDVVWVRSRETARPQVRVLAGGAEETVETPVPADISPLAERLVEIIRREGGDLLLANLLMQSRGLIDDAKQRVLAALDDEADRVINRYMWAAGGATAVNPVPLLDIAGGSAITVKMVLDLAGVYKQKIDTDTVVEMLAQLGKNLIVMLGATAAAPALAGSIGMMLKTVPGIGTIAGGLLQGVVQALVTQWIGRIFKQYYRRGMQPPEGGLAELARREWAAVTSAEELRKLVRLSRQKVKE; from the coding sequence GTGCTCCCGAACCTCCGCCCCCCCAAAGGCCTGCTCGCGTTGGTCGCGGTCGCCGTGCTCGGCTACCTGATGGCCACCATGCCGGGCACGGCGGTCGAGCAGTACCGCAAGGCCCGCGAGCTGGGTCCGCTGGCGGAGTACGGCTACCTGGCGATCGCGGGGACCGGCGGCGCCATGCTGGCTGGGCTCGCCCTCTGGGGGCTTTGGCGGGTGGGACGCAACACGCTGGCGGGACGGTACGAGCGGCAACGTCGCGGCAAGAACCCGAGCGAACTTTCCGCAGCGGACCGCGCGAAGGAGCTGACGGACAACCTCGCCGCGGGCCGCGGCTACGGCGCCGACGCGACGCCGCTGTTGCGGGCCGAGATCGAGAAGGCGATCGCCCAGCTCGAAGCCAAACGCGATACGCGGCGGGTCGAGGTTGTGGCGTTCGGCACCATCTCGAGTGGGAAGAGCTCGCTGCTGAACGCGATCGCGGGGCAGGACGCGTTCCGCACCGATGTGGTCGGCGGCACGACGGTCACCCGGAGCACGATCCCCTGGCCCGGCGCCGACTCGGCGGTGCTGGTGGACACGCCGGGCCTGGCGGAAGTGGCCGGCGAGGGCCGCGCCGCGGAGGCGGCCGACGCGGCAGAGAACGCGGACTTGGTGCTGTTTGTCGTCGACGGGCCGCTCAAGGCGTACGAGCACGAGCTGCTCGACCGGCTGCGCGAGATGGAGAAGCGCGTGGTGCTCTGCCTGAACAAGGCGGACTGGTACGCCGAGCGTGAACGCAACGAGCTGCTGGACCAACTCCGCGAGCAGACCGTAGGCCGAGTGGCGCCGCGGGACGTGGTGTGGGTCCGCTCACGCGAGACGGCTCGGCCCCAGGTGCGTGTGCTGGCCGGCGGCGCGGAAGAGACCGTCGAGACGCCGGTGCCGGCCGACATCTCGCCGCTGGCAGAGCGGCTGGTGGAGATCATCCGTCGCGAGGGGGGCGACCTGTTGCTAGCCAATCTGCTGATGCAGTCGCGCGGGTTGATCGACGACGCGAAGCAGCGCGTGCTGGCGGCGCTAGACGACGAAGCAGACCGCGTCATCAACCGCTACATGTGGGCCGCCGGCGGCGCAACCGCCGTAAACCCGGTGCCGCTGCTCGACATCGCCGGGGGGAGCGCAATCACCGTGAAGATGGTGCTCGACCTTGCCGGGGTGTACAAGCAAAAGATCGACACGGACACGGTTGTCGAGATGCTAGCGCAGCTCGGCAAGAACCTGATCGTGATGCTGGGCGCCACGGCGGCGGCGCCGGCGCTCGCCGGTTCGATCGGCATGATGCTGAAGACGGTGCCCGGCATCGGCACGATCGCCGGCGGTTTGTTGCAGGGGGTCGTGCAGGCGTTGGTGACGCAGTGGATCGGCCGGATCTTCAAGCAGTACTACCGCCGCGGCATGCAGCCTCCCGAGGGGGGCCTGGCGGAGCTCGCCCGCCGCGAGTGGGCGGCTGTTACCAGCGCCGAGGAACTGCGCAAGCTGGTGCGGCTTAGCCGTCAGAAGGTGAAAGAGTAG
- a CDS encoding glycoside hydrolase family 13 protein, translating into MATTRKHQQTIRTPDWVKHAVFYQVFPDRFARSERNELPRGLRLQEWGATPTQTGFQGGDLYGVVDRLDHLAGLGVNALYLCPIFASASNHRYHTYDYFQVDPLLGGNDALRELIDRAHDRDIKVVLDGVFNHTGRGFWPFHHILENGGDSPYLDWFHIHGWPLHPYPGPRQKPNYSAWWSMAALPKLNTDCPAVREYIYEVAKHWIDFGADGWRLDVPGEIDDDSFWQEFRRVVKGANPEAYICGEIWHESQRWLQGDQFDGVMNYVFTGPAISFFAAKTFRSDFVHPHLPLAELDARQFSRKVDYMHGLYDWEINFAQMNMLDSHDMARLAWLTQEHSAQRLCVLFQMTMPGAPCIYYGDEVGLAGGPDPGCREAFPWHKPDAWDRELLRHYQQATALRHAHPALRTGSFQTLHAEGDVYAFRRALGDDDLMVLFNTAFEPQELSIRVAGVADGEFRQVWPSGPSRNHAVRDGLWSPDVPARAGVVVVRA; encoded by the coding sequence ATGGCTACCACACGCAAGCACCAACAAACGATCCGCACCCCCGACTGGGTCAAGCACGCGGTCTTCTACCAGGTCTTCCCCGACCGCTTCGCCCGCAGCGAGCGGAACGAGCTTCCGCGGGGGCTCCGGCTGCAAGAGTGGGGCGCTACGCCCACCCAGACCGGGTTCCAGGGGGGCGACCTGTACGGCGTGGTCGACCGGCTCGACCACCTCGCCGGGCTGGGGGTCAACGCCCTGTACCTCTGCCCGATCTTCGCCTCGGCCTCGAACCACCGCTACCACACCTACGACTACTTCCAGGTCGACCCGCTGCTGGGGGGCAACGACGCGCTGCGAGAGCTGATCGACCGCGCCCATGATCGCGACATTAAGGTGGTGCTGGACGGGGTGTTCAACCACACGGGACGCGGTTTTTGGCCGTTCCACCACATCCTGGAGAACGGCGGCGACTCTCCCTACCTCGACTGGTTCCACATCCACGGTTGGCCGCTGCACCCCTACCCCGGCCCCCGGCAGAAGCCCAACTACAGCGCCTGGTGGAGCATGGCGGCGCTGCCCAAGCTGAACACCGACTGCCCCGCGGTGCGCGAGTACATCTACGAGGTCGCCAAACACTGGATCGACTTCGGGGCCGACGGCTGGCGGCTGGACGTGCCCGGCGAGATCGACGACGACAGCTTCTGGCAAGAATTCCGCCGGGTCGTCAAGGGCGCCAACCCAGAGGCCTACATCTGCGGCGAGATCTGGCACGAGTCGCAGCGCTGGCTGCAGGGCGACCAGTTTGACGGCGTGATGAACTACGTCTTCACCGGCCCGGCCATCAGCTTCTTTGCCGCCAAGACCTTCCGCAGCGACTTTGTGCACCCCCACCTGCCGCTGGCGGAGCTCGACGCGCGCCAGTTCTCGCGCAAGGTCGACTACATGCACGGGCTGTACGACTGGGAGATCAACTTCGCCCAGATGAACATGCTAGACAGCCACGACATGGCCCGCCTGGCGTGGCTCACCCAGGAGCACAGCGCGCAGCGCCTCTGTGTGCTGTTCCAGATGACCATGCCGGGCGCCCCCTGCATCTACTACGGCGACGAGGTCGGCCTGGCCGGGGGCCCCGACCCCGGCTGCCGCGAGGCGTTCCCCTGGCACAAGCCAGACGCGTGGGACCGCGAGCTGCTGCGTCACTACCAGCAGGCGACCGCGTTGCGGCACGCCCACCCGGCGCTGCGCACCGGCAGCTTCCAGACGCTGCACGCCGAGGGAGACGTGTACGCCTTCCGCCGGGCCCTGGGCGACGACGATTTGATGGTGCTCTTCAATACCGCATTCGAGCCGCAAGAGCTCTCGATCCGGGTGGCGGGGGTCGCCGACGGCGAGTTCCGCCAGGTCTGGCCCTCAGGGCCGAGCCGGAATCACGCCGTGCGAGACGGCCTCTGGTCGCCGGACGTCCCGGCCCGGGCCGGGGTGGTCGTTGTCCGCGCATGA
- a CDS encoding sulfatase family protein, whose product MGRLLAAFAVVAGALGGPCELTASSARAAERNILFIVADDHGADAGCYGNPVIQTPALDALADEGMVFDRAYCTTASCSASRSVILTGLHNHLNGQYGHQHDFHKFSAWTNLISLPQYLASAGYRTARCGKFHVEPESVFRFDSVLKDTGRKTVAQAEACREFLSADADKPFLLYWCTHDPHRSGGVNNGSPYKPNRFGNEGKYAGVKTVEFAPEDVVVPPFLPDTPECRAELAEYYQSVSRLDQGVGRLVQILKDADLLDKTLIVYISDHGIAMPGAKTTLYEPGMRSPLIVRDPYATLRGVRSDAMVSWVDLTPTLLDFAGALTEEGAATPKVARPLAGELRARPAGQRSPHLKPGRFHGRSFLPIIEAKTEAGLDPPGWDEVFASHTFHEITMYYPMRVVHEDRLKLIWNIAYPLPYPFASDLWAAPTWQAQFRQGMDAPYGPRSVGQYIHRPQFELFDTQADPYEAKNLAEDPSYKPELDRLKQKLKAFQQETDDPWIMKWDYE is encoded by the coding sequence ATGGGTCGGTTGTTGGCGGCGTTTGCGGTGGTCGCCGGGGCGCTGGGGGGCCCCTGCGAGTTGACGGCGTCTTCTGCCCGAGCAGCCGAGCGGAACATCCTGTTTATTGTCGCCGACGACCACGGCGCCGACGCCGGCTGCTACGGCAACCCCGTCATTCAGACGCCGGCGCTCGACGCCTTGGCGGACGAAGGGATGGTCTTCGACCGCGCCTACTGCACCACCGCTAGCTGCAGCGCCAGCCGCAGCGTGATCCTCACCGGCCTGCACAACCACCTCAACGGCCAGTACGGGCACCAGCACGACTTCCACAAGTTCAGCGCCTGGACGAACCTCATCAGCCTGCCTCAGTACCTGGCCTCGGCCGGCTACCGCACCGCGCGGTGCGGAAAGTTTCACGTCGAGCCGGAGTCCGTGTTCCGGTTCGACTCGGTGCTCAAGGACACCGGGCGCAAGACCGTGGCGCAGGCCGAGGCGTGCCGAGAGTTCCTCTCAGCCGACGCCGACAAGCCCTTCCTGCTCTACTGGTGCACGCACGACCCGCACCGCAGTGGCGGCGTGAATAACGGCTCGCCCTACAAGCCCAACCGCTTCGGCAACGAGGGGAAGTACGCCGGCGTGAAGACGGTCGAGTTCGCCCCCGAGGACGTGGTCGTCCCGCCGTTCCTGCCCGACACCCCCGAGTGCCGGGCGGAGCTGGCGGAGTACTACCAGTCGGTCTCGCGGCTCGACCAGGGCGTTGGCCGCCTGGTGCAGATCCTCAAGGACGCGGACCTGCTCGACAAGACGCTGATCGTCTACATCAGCGACCACGGCATCGCGATGCCCGGCGCCAAGACCACGCTGTACGAACCGGGGATGCGCAGCCCGCTGATCGTCCGCGACCCGTACGCCACGCTCCGGGGCGTGCGGTCCGATGCGATGGTGAGCTGGGTCGACCTGACGCCAACGCTGCTCGACTTCGCCGGCGCCCTGACCGAAGAAGGCGCCGCCACCCCCAAGGTCGCCCGCCCCCTAGCCGGCGAGCTACGCGCTCGCCCGGCCGGCCAACGCAGCCCGCACCTCAAGCCGGGCCGGTTCCACGGCCGCTCGTTCCTGCCGATCATCGAAGCCAAGACCGAGGCGGGCCTCGACCCGCCCGGCTGGGACGAGGTGTTCGCCTCGCACACGTTCCACGAGATCACCATGTACTACCCGATGCGGGTCGTGCACGAAGACCGGCTCAAGCTGATCTGGAACATCGCGTACCCCCTCCCCTACCCTTTCGCCAGCGACCTGTGGGCAGCGCCCACGTGGCAGGCCCAGTTCCGGCAAGGGATGGACGCGCCCTACGGGCCGCGCAGCGTGGGCCAGTACATCCACCGCCCGCAGTTCGAGCTGTTTGACACTCAGGCCGACCCGTACGAGGCCAAGAACCTGGCCGAGGACCCGTCGTACAAACCGGAGCTCGACCGCCTGAAGCAAAAGCTCAAGGCGTTCCAGCAGGAGACCGACGACCCGTGGATCATGAAGTGGGACTACGAGTGA
- a CDS encoding BatA domain-containing protein, whose amino-acid sequence MAFLTPALLAGALFIAVPIALHLVMQRKPQELVFPALRFVKRRRSSNQTRLRLRQLLLLLLRCLAIVLLALALARPMLRGTGLRGAGGGSAAALVFDSSSRMNYRWENQTRLEAAQDVAHWLLDQMPADTQVSVADTARGLLGAASEPTSAKLRVDRLQASAAARDWSAVLRDALDSLGDDQQTRRELYVFTDLSAAAWDGPSQTALAEGLAGRPGVRVYVIDTGAERPINAGLAPLSTGGDTSAVGDAVAVSTTAYRTAAAEPGRRTAELWLEGEGEPEKRGESVIDLTDAEAEVRFSLAGLEEGLHQGYVRLASDDPLADDDVRYFTLRVEPPRQVLVAAPTAEQALFVREAIAPSGAAPGVASRYECRVTTFARLASITLEDYAAVLLLDPPPLEDKQWDALADYAELGGGVGVFLGREARRGAMNAPAPQRLLPAPLRWKSLDATYLRPTSYQHPALSQIADYAESIPWREFPVRAFWALDTPDETAVVAAPFENGDAAILDQAIGAGRVITMTTPVSDLTSSEPWNLLPTGREPWPFLALSGSLIDYLTGAADRPLNYTAGVAPVVAVRPRPEVFPYVLRTPDGAAQRQTLPPDQAEIVVSLADRVGNYRLRAGGDSQQLDAGFSVNVPGSTGALQRVPADGLREALGARRTQVVRTRDELERQVEVGRSGRDLFPWVVTLLALASAIEYVIANRFYSAAPGEED is encoded by the coding sequence ATGGCCTTCCTCACCCCCGCACTGCTGGCCGGCGCGTTGTTTATTGCGGTGCCCATCGCGTTGCACCTGGTGATGCAGCGCAAGCCGCAGGAGCTGGTGTTTCCGGCGCTACGGTTCGTCAAGCGGCGGCGCAGCAGCAACCAGACGCGGCTGCGGCTGCGTCAGCTCTTGTTGCTGCTGCTGCGGTGCCTGGCGATCGTGCTGCTGGCGCTCGCGCTGGCCCGGCCGATGCTGCGCGGCACGGGGCTGCGGGGCGCCGGCGGGGGGAGCGCCGCGGCGCTGGTGTTTGATTCGTCGTCGCGGATGAACTACCGCTGGGAGAACCAGACCCGCCTGGAGGCCGCGCAAGACGTCGCCCACTGGCTGCTCGATCAGATGCCCGCCGACACCCAGGTGAGCGTGGCCGACACGGCCCGCGGGCTGCTGGGCGCCGCGTCGGAGCCGACCTCCGCCAAGCTGCGGGTCGACCGCCTGCAGGCGTCTGCCGCAGCGCGCGACTGGAGCGCGGTGCTGCGCGACGCGCTCGACTCGTTGGGCGACGACCAGCAGACGCGTCGCGAGCTGTACGTGTTCACCGACCTCTCCGCGGCGGCCTGGGACGGGCCGTCGCAGACGGCGCTCGCCGAGGGGCTCGCCGGGCGCCCCGGCGTGCGGGTGTACGTGATCGACACGGGCGCCGAGCGGCCGATCAACGCGGGGCTAGCGCCCCTCTCAACCGGTGGCGACACGTCGGCCGTTGGCGACGCGGTGGCGGTCTCGACCACCGCGTACCGCACCGCCGCCGCGGAGCCGGGCCGCCGCACCGCCGAGTTGTGGCTCGAAGGGGAAGGGGAGCCAGAGAAGCGGGGCGAATCGGTGATCGACCTGACCGACGCCGAGGCAGAGGTGCGCTTCTCGTTGGCGGGGCTGGAGGAGGGTCTGCATCAGGGCTACGTCCGGCTGGCCTCCGACGACCCGCTCGCGGACGACGACGTGCGGTACTTCACCCTCCGCGTTGAGCCGCCGCGGCAGGTGCTGGTGGCGGCGCCGACCGCAGAGCAGGCGCTGTTTGTGCGCGAAGCGATCGCGCCGTCGGGCGCCGCGCCGGGCGTCGCCAGCAGGTACGAGTGCCGGGTGACCACGTTCGCACGGCTGGCGTCGATCACGCTGGAAGACTACGCGGCGGTGCTGCTGCTCGATCCCCCCCCGCTCGAAGACAAGCAGTGGGACGCGCTGGCCGACTACGCCGAGCTGGGCGGGGGCGTGGGCGTCTTCCTGGGGCGAGAGGCGCGCCGCGGCGCGATGAACGCGCCCGCGCCGCAGAGGCTGCTGCCGGCGCCGCTGCGGTGGAAGTCGCTTGACGCCACCTATTTGCGCCCCACCAGCTACCAGCACCCGGCACTCAGCCAGATTGCGGACTACGCCGAGTCGATCCCCTGGCGCGAGTTTCCGGTGAGGGCGTTCTGGGCGCTCGACACCCCCGACGAAACCGCCGTAGTGGCGGCCCCGTTCGAAAACGGCGACGCGGCCATCCTCGACCAAGCGATCGGCGCGGGGCGGGTGATCACGATGACGACCCCCGTCTCGGACCTGACCAGTTCCGAACCCTGGAACCTGCTGCCGACCGGCCGCGAGCCGTGGCCGTTCCTGGCGCTCAGCGGCAGCCTGATCGACTACCTCACCGGCGCCGCCGACCGCCCGCTGAACTACACCGCGGGGGTGGCCCCGGTGGTGGCGGTCCGGCCGCGGCCCGAGGTTTTCCCCTACGTGCTGCGGACCCCCGACGGCGCCGCCCAGCGGCAGACGCTGCCCCCCGACCAGGCCGAGATCGTGGTGTCGCTGGCCGACCGGGTAGGCAACTACCGGCTGCGCGCCGGCGGCGATTCGCAGCAGCTCGACGCGGGCTTCAGCGTCAACGTGCCGGGGTCGACCGGCGCCCTGCAGCGGGTCCCGGCCGACGGACTCAGGGAGGCGCTGGGCGCACGGCGGACTCAGGTGGTGCGTACGCGCGACGAGCTGGAGCGGCAGGTCGAGGTGGGCCGCAGCGGGCGCGACTTGTTCCCGTGGGTCGTCACGCTGCTGGCGTTGGCGTCGGCGATCGAGTACGTGATCGCCAACCGCTTCTACAGCGCGGCGCCGGGTGAAGAAGACTAA
- a CDS encoding LamG-like jellyroll fold domain-containing protein, with translation MICLWTTRLFFLTAATACCTAASANHILGYSFDDATGTPNGSLAGTAPALGIVSPAVIGADGSGVSGMLGDRALDNAAAAAMGGTTNSSGGRGTHAADFDGIDGLLKFTIAGWFKTDTSAAIGGNAVLYSNRSGVAGVSVHGDPNNPGSLVLAVDNGSNASTGFGATQEWVNFAVTYDGTILQPGPNVFFYAGGINTPLALVGSGTNTNGSGSDPASNETAALSLGARVLFGAVDADPFDGLLDNFRIWDEIVPLATLEGVRLGDTGAAGVPEPASVTLAAAMLGGLLLVRSRR, from the coding sequence ATGATTTGTCTCTGGACGACCCGCCTTTTCTTTCTCACAGCCGCTACCGCCTGCTGTACGGCCGCCTCCGCCAACCACATCCTGGGGTACTCGTTCGACGACGCCACGGGAACTCCCAACGGCAGCCTCGCGGGCACGGCCCCGGCGCTGGGCATTGTTAGCCCCGCGGTGATCGGCGCCGACGGCTCGGGGGTCTCGGGCATGCTTGGCGACCGCGCGCTAGACAACGCGGCCGCGGCCGCCATGGGGGGAACGACCAACAGCTCTGGGGGCCGCGGCACGCACGCCGCCGACTTCGACGGCATCGACGGGCTGCTGAAGTTCACCATCGCCGGCTGGTTCAAGACCGATACGTCCGCCGCCATCGGCGGCAACGCGGTGCTCTACTCCAACCGCTCGGGAGTCGCGGGGGTGAGCGTCCACGGCGACCCCAACAACCCCGGCAGCCTGGTGCTGGCGGTCGACAACGGCTCCAACGCCTCGACCGGGTTCGGCGCCACGCAGGAGTGGGTGAACTTCGCCGTCACCTACGACGGCACGATCTTGCAGCCCGGGCCCAACGTCTTCTTCTATGCCGGCGGGATCAACACGCCGCTCGCGCTGGTCGGTTCGGGCACGAACACCAACGGGTCGGGCAGCGACCCCGCATCCAATGAAACCGCGGCGCTCAGCCTCGGCGCCCGGGTGCTGTTCGGCGCCGTCGACGCCGACCCGTTCGACGGGCTGCTAGACAACTTCCGCATCTGGGACGAGATCGTCCCGCTGGCGACCCTGGAAGGTGTCCGTCTTGGCGACACAGGCGCAGCCGGCGTCCCCGAGCCCGCTTCGGTGACGCTTGCCGCCGCTATGCTCGGCGGTTTGCTGCTGGTCCGCAGCCGCCGCTAA